GTGCTCACTGGCACGTAGCGAGTTCGCCGGCGGGGGGCCGACTGCGCTGGCTGCAGGGAGCGCCCGGCGCACTCACTGCTGTGCCGGCAGCGCGCGGTCGCTTAGTAACccacgccgggggcggggccactgacccacagcagAATCAGGCAGGCGGGCGGCAGCTGGAGCCAgcccaggctccccaatgctgggggggtcccatgtgccagggctggatccaggcgaGCCGGGactgcaccctgccctgcacacacggAAACCAGAACGTAGCAACCCCCCCGGGGTAGAGAACCGAGTGCCCCGTGGGTCTGAGCCCAGCGGGGACCCCGCCGTGGGGCGGGCACAGGCTGGTGGGCTGGCTCACCTCCCTCGCTAGGGCAGCCGCTCAGTGACCTCCTCTCGGCGCTCCGCCCGGGGCCAGGAGCACTGACCCGCCCGTCTCCCCGCAggcctgcagaacatgctgcttGCTGGGCTGCGGCAGCCGCTGGCGGGGCCCGAGGAGCGGCTGGAGCTGGAGCGGCTGTGGGTGCTGTCCCTCTCGGCCCTGGAGCTCTTCCACCAAGACCTGTGCAGAGCCCATCACCTCTGCCAGCTCTTCCccctgcaggggggcggggcgccgcTGCTCCGCACCGGGCTCCCAGGGAAGGGCCCGGAGACCGGGCACAAGCCCTGGCGGAGGCCAAGCCGCAAGGGCGCCAGGAGCACGGAGCAGCTGGGTGGCCCTCCTGGCCTGGAGGAGCAGGTTGAGCAAGCGGGGGCCTTGCTGCTGGAGATGGAGACCAGAGTCAATGTCCCCGTCTGGACAGTGGAGGCCACGGACGAGGCCTGGCCTGAGAGCAGCGAGGCCTGTGAGGGGCTGGGCAGTGAGGcctgggctgcagagggggcggtgggccccaggggctgtgggcagaaccagggctggcccgcaccctgctgcaggctgtgctgagcAGCACCCGCCCGGGGGGAACCCAGCACGGGCCCCTCAGCCGGGAGAAGCGAGTCCCTCGGCGCACACGGAGCCCAGGGAAGAGGGCCCTGGCTTGGGGCCAAGGGACCAGctggtgatggtggtgggggggactGCGGGGGAATAAACGCCGCTGCTCCCTCACTCGAGTCGGTCCCTTGCAGAGCCTGTTGGCCAAGGCCCCCGCCAGGGacattcccaccccacagcagcagtggggaagggggtgcctgGCGCGCGGAGGTTCGGGTGCCAAGGCGGGGCCAGGCCGAGGGGTCACCACGGCCCAACACCGGCAGCCACATGCACGAGCTGCGCCACGCCCAAGTAAAAACCGAGAGTTTATTTATACAGTCGCTGCGGGCCCCACCGCCAGAGTGAATGGAAAAGAGCCTATGATACAGAGTCCTGTACAGAGCAGGCAAGGACAGGTCCAGAGAGCGCAGacagggacggacggacagacagacagacagctgcaGCTCAGGCAGGCCTCAGGTCTCCTGGCTCTTCGCCTGCTTGGCGTGGGTTTCCTGCAGGTATTTCttgaaggctggggagggagggagggcagagctgtggggagcagcGAACTCCAGGCCCCCGGGGCGCTCGGCCTGGGCTCTCCGCTCGGCCATTGTGGCTGCGCAcgcggctggccagagcagccttcGCAGGGCCCAGGAACTCACCCGGTCCCGGCAGGGCCAGGCTGAGCCCCCGGGGCCGTCCCTGGGGAGGGTGACGTCACCCACGCTGGTCTGAAGGCAGCTCAGCCAGCAGAGCGCGGACCGGACGGGAGACACTCACCTGCCTGGTTCTTCCAGAGTTCGGCCGCGTGCGTGTTCAGGGGGCTTTCAATGTTCGGCTCTGGCGGGTGAGAGACAGAGCGTCAGCGCGCagccaggagccagctggcttcttgTGCAGCATCACCCCCCCGCCACTCCACCCGcgcacctgccccccccgcggCTAGCTGCAGCGGCCAGTCTACCACAGCAGCGCTGAGGAGCCCAGGCGCGGAGGCCTCGCACACCCGaccgctggccctgcccctgagcGCACGCGGGCAGACGGGGCGCAAGGACGCGATGCCGCCCAGCCCGCGGGCAAGGCGCAGCCAGAGCCTCGGCGCTGCGAAGCCCACGCAGCCTCACCGCCCAGCAGGCTCTGAATGGACAGCAGGATGGTCCGGACGTCGTAGAGCGCAGACCACTTGTCCTTGAGGATGTCCAGGCAGATGTTGCCCTGCGTGTCCACGTTGGGGTGGTAGCAGGGGGTGAGGAACTTGACCGTGGGGGCGTTGTAGGGGTACCCGTCGGGAAACTCCAGGGAAAGCTTGTACCTCAGGTCCTCATACACCTAGGGCAAGGCAGGTCAAAGCACGGTGAACGCAGGCCCCTGTGCGCCCCAAAGCAGAAACCCAGCCTCAGTGCCCACCCCATGGGGCTCTCGctcgcctgccccccgcccaacCCCCCTGGGCTCACCGTGCCAGCGGCGCCATCAATGGTTCCGATCCATCTGAAGAGATTGTCCGACTCGGGGAAGGCAGAAATCCCTTTGTCGCCAGCCATCTGAGCAGAGAGGGCGCAGGGTTACGAGCCCCGGGGGCGCTTGCACAAGGGGACAGGGGGACAGCGGCCCTCCCCCTCAGCAGGCCGGGCCCAAAGGagctctggagctgcagcagcagacaCAGCACCCCAGGGTGGGCCTGGGGCCACCTGCCATGGGCCCCGCAGCCTCAGGGTGAGACCAGCCCCCGCCAAGGTACCagggagcccctgctccaccagCCTTCTGACAGACGAGAACCCAGGCCCCCGCCCGCTCCGTGTCAGCGGCAGGGAGGGTCCGCTTGTGACCGGCTGCTCAGGTGGGGGGGGACCTCTGGGAGTCAGCTGAGCCCCcgcagggagcggggtggggcgggccaGAACCCCCCCAGCCTGGACCAGCATCCAGCAGTGCCTGCTCACCATCAGCGTCAtcagctcctgctgcagcctgCGGGGGAGAGTGGGCTCAGGT
The genomic region above belongs to Pelodiscus sinensis isolate JC-2024 chromosome 18, ASM4963464v1, whole genome shotgun sequence and contains:
- the UBE2C gene encoding ubiquitin-conjugating enzyme E2 C yields the protein MASQNADPARPPARKGPEPGSAATRGPVGRRLQQELMTLMMAGDKGISAFPESDNLFRWIGTIDGAAGTVYEDLRYKLSLEFPDGYPYNAPTVKFLTPCYHPNVDTQGNICLDILKDKWSALYDVRTILLSIQSLLGEPNIESPLNTHAAELWKNQAAFKKYLQETHAKQAKSQET
- the LOC142818882 gene encoding regulator of G-protein signaling 9-binding protein-like gives rise to the protein PAGLQNMLLAGLRQPLAGPEERLELERLWVLSLSALELFHQDLCRAHHLCQLFPLQGGGAPLLRTGLPGKGPETGHKPWRRPSRKGARSTEQLGGPPGLEEQVEQAGALLLEMETRVNVPVWTVEATDEAWPESSEACEGLGSEAWAAEGAVGPRGCGQNQGWPAPCCRLC